A single region of the Moorena sp. SIOASIH genome encodes:
- a CDS encoding ATP-binding protein — protein MRIFEPFFTTARHQGGSGLGLHIVNNLVVQKLQGTIKAESEVGVGTQFVMTFPAIKESKDEVYDNAQPN, from the coding sequence ATGAGAATTTTTGAACCATTTTTTACAACAGCTAGACATCAAGGAGGAAGTGGTCTAGGATTACATATTGTCAATAACTTAGTGGTTCAAAAGCTGCAAGGGACAATCAAGGCTGAAAGTGAAGTGGGTGTAGGAACACAATTTGTGATGACTTTTCCAGCAATCAAAGAATCCAAGGATGAGGTGTATGATAATGCTCAACCAAATTAA
- a CDS encoding hybrid sensor histidine kinase/response regulator yields the protein MITINGYQVNTKLYESSNSIVYRGIRDNDHQSVIIKVLKQDYPTESELTRYKQEYQLNHSLNFAGVIKAYELQKYHSTLVIIFEDFGGYSLTNWLTKRQFTLEEFLRLAIQITDSLGAIHGVNIIHKDINPSNIIYNPDTGEIKIIDFGISTQLLRETPTLKNPHVLEGTLAYISPEQTGRMNRCLDYRTDFYSLGVTFYELLTGKLPFESTEPMELVHCHLAKQPIPPHQLESLTLTSPEIPQLLSDIVLKLMAKTAEERYQSAWGIKADLEECLNQLQTTGKIPPFPLGTQDISETFHIPQKLYGREQEVQMLLAAFERVAAIATSKAYEHQKSNFSSRPVQNLSNPRSRTEMMLVSGYSGIGKSALVREIYKPVTRQRGYFISGKFDQFQRNIPYSAIVSAFSSLVQQLLSEPEEQLNQWREKLLAVLNPNGQVIIDVIPEVELIIGKQPTVATLPPIETQHRFNLVFQNFIKLFCAEEHPLVIFLDDLQWADIATLKLIELIMTNEETEYLLLIGAYRDNEVNTTHPLMLTLDKLGELGVTFDKITLAPLQENQINQLIADTLQAQPESVIPLANLVVNKTAGNPFFVNQFLQTLHTENLLRFKAPQDGHQAQWQWDISEIEAVGITDNVVELMVRKLKKLPATTQKVLQLAACVGNYFNLTTLSIVYEKSLTDTFRDLLSAIQEGLVLPTSELKTSDQEIIESQLVILNFKFLHDRVQQAAYGLINQEEKTKVHLRIGRLLRTNLSETEREERVFELVNHLNVAQDAIPDPTERTDLAQLNLEAGKKAKENIAYQAAKDYFKLGIAYLEDNAWETHYSLTYALYKQLAETEQFDNNFEQADKLINLLLSRVESVVDKADIYWLSIRHHTVISQEHRAIEIGKQALPLLGIDWPKPDQLQTISVYLERVRQQINHKTQGQAISVLLNEPEAKELIQKNIIKLLNCLLPPSYITKQNQLHFWLGSKIVELSCQYGMVAESAFGFMVYGMLVSTELGDSQLGYEIGWLGLNLSKRFNQLDKVAQTCYILANNFYPWVNPLKESEQILDEGIQAALASGNAMFLGYLVIYKVINPFYWGKKLSKIIEELPEYLGLAQKTHNRLAEDSFLALKLVLYNLLGKTSDKFSFDIEDLTESQYLENCHCDHGDYALCHYYILKSILLYWYDQPRQSLDYSEKAEKIIAVLTSKFQVAVKSFYESLSLASLYPSASEVEKKQYWQQLLTNQEQMKRWADNCPENFQHHYLLVAAEMARLSGQHLEAIKLYDQAIASAEDNGFIQNQALANELAAKFWLSRGKADIAQIYINKAHYNYQLWGARRKVEDLEQKYPDLLVKRTQQSSLSSTQTISSTTTSSTRSDLILDLNTVVKASQTISGEIVLADLLNKLMEIVVENAGAEFGCLMLERDHQLFIEATKEVEGVDQIRLQSIPVATSDQLPKALINYVARTGENLVLNDAGADSKFANDPYLQTRQPKSVLCSPILNQGKLVGILYLENNLTPGAFTPDRLEVLNLLTSQAAISLQNARLYEQLEALAQSLQVKVDERTQDLQKALQAAEVANQAKSDFLSNMSHELRTPLNGILGYAQILMRDRNLNPRQTNGLKTIYQSGNHLLTLINDLLDIAKIEAGKMELYPTDWHLPTFLEEVVGIIGMRALEKDILFKYQPGDNLPSGIQADQKRMRQILLNLLGNAVKFTDRGQVTFKVSVLKNQNGGINHQVNHPQTLRFEVIDTGVGMTQKQLETIFQPFEQVGDIHNRADGTGLGLTISQKLIDLMKGELNLKSELGKGSTFWLDVTFPTLEIALKKELNLVGQVIGYEGVRRKILVVDDKLENRAVLQNMLEPLGFEVVLGNNGLEEVQLACQIQPDLILTDLVMPVKTGFEAVQEIRQIPQIQNVTIVAVSTSIWEMDETKSRIAGCDNFISKPVDQLQLLQVLEQHLALEWIYEDTAARQKSDIQPVANSSTKESLEEVLNESFIIPPNSEMEVLYELAMLGSMRKICERAVYLEELDDKYLPFANKLKELAQDFQEAEILALVEENLSMSNSN from the coding sequence ATGATTACTATTAACGGCTATCAAGTTAACACTAAACTGTACGAAAGTTCTAATTCAATCGTTTATCGTGGCATCAGAGATAACGACCATCAATCGGTGATCATCAAAGTCCTCAAGCAAGATTATCCCACCGAATCAGAGTTGACCAGATATAAACAAGAATATCAACTCAATCACTCTCTAAATTTTGCCGGAGTGATCAAAGCCTATGAGTTGCAGAAGTATCATAGTACGCTGGTTATTATCTTCGAGGATTTTGGAGGATACTCCTTAACTAATTGGCTAACTAAACGCCAGTTTACCCTAGAAGAATTTTTGAGATTAGCTATCCAAATCACTGATAGCTTAGGGGCTATTCATGGGGTGAATATTATCCATAAAGATATTAATCCCAGTAATATCATTTATAACCCAGACACGGGGGAAATCAAAATTATCGACTTTGGCATTTCTACCCAGTTACTCAGGGAAACTCCCACCTTAAAAAATCCCCATGTTCTAGAAGGAACATTAGCCTATATTTCCCCAGAGCAGACTGGGAGAATGAACCGTTGCCTAGATTACCGTACAGATTTCTACTCCCTTGGGGTTACCTTCTATGAATTACTCACAGGCAAACTCCCCTTTGAGAGTACTGAGCCGATGGAGTTAGTCCATTGTCATCTTGCTAAACAACCTATCCCTCCCCATCAACTAGAGAGCTTAACCTTAACCTCTCCAGAGATTCCTCAACTCTTGTCAGATATTGTCCTAAAATTAATGGCAAAAACCGCTGAGGAGCGTTATCAAAGTGCTTGGGGCATTAAAGCGGATTTAGAAGAATGCTTGAACCAGTTACAGACCACTGGCAAAATCCCACCATTTCCCCTAGGTACTCAAGACATTTCGGAAACCTTTCACATTCCCCAGAAACTCTATGGTAGAGAGCAAGAAGTCCAGATGCTGCTAGCTGCTTTTGAGCGAGTCGCAGCGATCGCAACTAGCAAAGCCTATGAACATCAAAAATCTAACTTCAGCTCCAGACCAGTCCAAAATTTGAGCAATCCCCGGTCTCGAACTGAAATGATGCTAGTGAGTGGTTATTCTGGCATTGGTAAATCAGCACTAGTACGGGAAATTTACAAACCGGTCACTAGGCAACGAGGATACTTTATTTCTGGAAAATTTGACCAATTTCAGCGCAATATCCCCTACTCTGCTATTGTCAGTGCCTTCTCTAGTTTAGTCCAACAACTGCTCAGTGAACCAGAAGAGCAACTCAACCAGTGGCGAGAAAAACTCCTAGCAGTACTCAATCCTAATGGACAGGTTATCATCGATGTGATTCCTGAAGTAGAACTAATTATTGGTAAACAGCCCACCGTAGCAACTCTTCCCCCTATTGAGACTCAACACCGCTTTAATTTAGTTTTCCAGAACTTCATCAAACTCTTTTGTGCTGAGGAGCATCCCCTAGTCATTTTCCTTGACGATCTTCAGTGGGCAGATATAGCTACACTGAAGTTGATTGAGCTAATCATGACTAATGAAGAAACGGAGTACTTATTGTTAATTGGTGCTTATCGGGATAACGAAGTCAACACTACTCATCCGCTGATGCTAACCCTAGATAAGCTGGGGGAATTGGGGGTTACCTTTGATAAAATTACCTTAGCTCCTTTACAAGAAAACCAGATCAATCAACTAATTGCGGATACCTTACAAGCTCAGCCAGAGTCAGTGATACCATTAGCAAACTTGGTGGTGAATAAAACCGCTGGTAATCCTTTCTTTGTCAATCAGTTTCTCCAAACACTTCACACCGAAAACCTACTAAGGTTTAAGGCTCCTCAAGATGGACATCAAGCTCAATGGCAGTGGGATATTTCTGAAATTGAGGCAGTAGGTATTACTGATAATGTGGTAGAGTTGATGGTGAGGAAGCTCAAAAAACTACCAGCTACTACCCAGAAGGTGTTGCAACTAGCTGCTTGTGTCGGTAATTATTTTAACCTCACTACTCTGTCAATTGTCTATGAAAAATCCTTAACAGATACCTTTAGGGATTTACTGAGTGCTATACAAGAAGGATTAGTATTGCCAACATCTGAGCTGAAAACTAGTGATCAAGAAATTATCGAGTCTCAACTGGTCATTCTCAATTTTAAATTTCTCCATGACCGAGTACAACAAGCGGCCTATGGGTTAATCAATCAGGAGGAGAAAACGAAAGTTCATCTGAGGATTGGACGGCTTTTGCGCACTAATCTCTCAGAGACCGAGCGCGAAGAAAGGGTGTTTGAACTGGTCAATCATCTTAACGTAGCTCAAGATGCGATCCCAGATCCTACAGAAAGAACGGATTTGGCTCAGTTGAACTTAGAAGCCGGTAAAAAAGCTAAGGAAAATATAGCTTATCAAGCAGCCAAAGACTATTTTAAACTAGGCATCGCTTATCTTGAGGATAATGCTTGGGAAACTCACTACTCTCTCACCTATGCTTTGTATAAGCAACTGGCAGAGACCGAGCAATTTGATAATAATTTCGAGCAGGCAGACAAATTAATTAACTTGCTCCTATCTCGCGTAGAGTCTGTAGTAGACAAGGCAGATATTTATTGGTTAAGTATTCGACACCACACCGTGATATCCCAGGAGCATAGGGCAATTGAAATTGGCAAACAAGCTCTCCCTCTGCTAGGAATAGATTGGCCAAAACCAGACCAGCTACAGACTATATCAGTATACTTAGAACGTGTTAGACAGCAAATTAACCACAAAACTCAGGGTCAAGCCATCAGTGTGCTCCTGAATGAACCAGAGGCGAAGGAATTGATTCAAAAGAATATAATTAAGTTATTAAATTGCCTGCTACCTCCCTCTTATATTACCAAGCAAAACCAATTACACTTTTGGTTAGGGTCTAAAATTGTCGAGCTGTCTTGCCAATATGGCATGGTGGCTGAATCAGCCTTTGGTTTTATGGTTTACGGGATGTTGGTCAGTACGGAGTTAGGGGATTCTCAATTAGGCTATGAAATTGGCTGGCTTGGTCTCAATTTGAGTAAGAGATTTAACCAATTAGATAAAGTAGCTCAGACTTGTTATATATTGGCCAATAATTTTTATCCTTGGGTGAATCCATTAAAAGAATCGGAGCAGATTTTAGATGAGGGAATACAGGCCGCTTTAGCTTCGGGAAACGCTATGTTTCTCGGGTATCTGGTGATCTATAAAGTAATTAATCCATTTTATTGGGGAAAAAAATTATCAAAAATTATAGAAGAGTTACCTGAGTACTTAGGATTAGCTCAAAAAACTCATAATCGTTTAGCTGAAGATTCATTTTTAGCGTTAAAGCTTGTTCTGTATAACCTTTTGGGAAAAACTAGCGATAAATTTTCCTTTGATATCGAAGACCTCACAGAATCTCAGTATCTAGAAAATTGCCACTGTGATCATGGTGACTATGCCCTTTGCCACTATTATATCCTCAAATCCATACTTCTGTATTGGTATGACCAACCACGTCAATCCCTTGATTATTCAGAAAAAGCCGAAAAAATTATTGCTGTGCTCACCAGTAAGTTTCAGGTGGCTGTCAAAAGTTTCTACGAATCCCTGAGTTTAGCTAGTCTCTACCCCTCGGCGTCAGAGGTTGAGAAAAAACAATATTGGCAGCAGCTGTTAACCAACCAAGAACAAATGAAACGTTGGGCAGATAACTGTCCTGAGAACTTCCAGCATCACTATCTGTTGGTAGCAGCAGAGATGGCTCGTTTATCTGGTCAGCATCTAGAGGCAATCAAGTTATATGACCAAGCGATCGCATCCGCTGAAGACAATGGCTTTATCCAAAATCAAGCCTTAGCTAATGAATTAGCCGCTAAGTTTTGGTTAAGCCGAGGCAAAGCAGACATTGCTCAAATTTACATTAATAAAGCTCACTATAACTATCAGCTTTGGGGGGCAAGACGTAAAGTCGAAGATTTGGAACAGAAGTATCCCGACTTACTGGTTAAAAGAACCCAGCAGTCTTCCTTGTCTTCAACCCAAACTATTAGCAGTACTACTACCAGCAGCACTAGGTCAGACCTAATACTGGATTTAAACACAGTAGTAAAAGCATCTCAAACTATTTCTGGGGAAATCGTCCTAGCTGATCTCCTCAATAAGTTGATGGAAATTGTGGTAGAGAATGCTGGAGCGGAGTTTGGTTGTTTAATGTTAGAACGAGATCATCAACTGTTCATAGAAGCCACTAAAGAGGTTGAGGGAGTTGACCAGATTCGGTTGCAGTCAATCCCAGTCGCCACCAGTGACCAGTTACCGAAAGCCCTGATTAACTATGTGGCTCGTACTGGCGAGAATTTAGTTCTCAATGATGCCGGTGCTGACTCCAAGTTTGCTAACGACCCTTACCTACAGACCCGCCAGCCCAAATCTGTCCTCTGTAGTCCGATCTTAAACCAGGGCAAGTTGGTCGGCATTCTCTATTTAGAAAATAATCTAACTCCAGGAGCCTTTACACCAGACCGATTAGAAGTGTTAAATCTGCTGACTTCTCAAGCCGCAATTTCCTTACAGAACGCTCGACTTTACGAACAGCTCGAAGCATTGGCTCAAAGTCTACAGGTGAAAGTAGACGAAAGAACCCAAGACCTACAGAAGGCTTTACAGGCAGCAGAAGTGGCTAACCAAGCTAAGAGTGATTTCCTCTCCAACATGAGTCACGAACTCCGCACTCCCCTCAATGGCATCCTCGGCTACGCCCAAATCTTAATGCGCGATCGCAATTTAAATCCTCGTCAAACCAATGGTTTAAAAACTATCTACCAAAGTGGCAACCATCTATTAACTCTAATCAACGATCTCCTCGACATTGCCAAGATTGAAGCTGGCAAGATGGAACTATATCCTACTGACTGGCATTTGCCCACGTTTCTGGAAGAAGTAGTAGGAATTATCGGCATGAGAGCATTAGAAAAAGATATTTTATTCAAGTACCAGCCAGGGGATAATCTCCCCTCTGGGATTCAAGCCGATCAGAAGCGAATGCGGCAGATACTTCTCAACCTGCTCGGCAACGCCGTCAAATTTACTGATCGTGGTCAAGTAACCTTTAAAGTCAGCGTACTCAAGAACCAAAATGGAGGGATTAACCATCAGGTCAATCATCCCCAGACTCTACGTTTCGAGGTGATTGATACAGGAGTGGGAATGACTCAGAAGCAGTTAGAAACAATTTTCCAACCCTTTGAACAAGTTGGAGATATCCACAACCGTGCCGATGGTACAGGCTTGGGTTTAACTATTAGCCAGAAACTGATCGACTTGATGAAGGGAGAATTAAACCTTAAGAGTGAGCTGGGTAAAGGTTCCACGTTTTGGTTGGATGTCACCTTCCCAACTTTGGAAATAGCTCTGAAAAAAGAACTGAATTTAGTCGGTCAGGTAATTGGTTATGAAGGAGTTCGCCGCAAAATACTGGTAGTAGATGATAAACTCGAAAACCGTGCTGTCTTGCAAAACATGCTGGAGCCGTTAGGATTTGAGGTGGTTTTAGGAAACAATGGTCTCGAAGAAGTACAACTGGCTTGCCAAATCCAACCCGACTTGATTTTGACTGACCTAGTTATGCCTGTCAAAACCGGTTTTGAAGCTGTCCAGGAAATTCGACAGATACCTCAAATCCAGAATGTAACCATTGTAGCGGTTTCAACCAGCATCTGGGAGATGGATGAAACTAAGAGCAGGATAGCTGGTTGTGATAATTTTATTTCTAAACCAGTAGACCAACTACAGTTACTCCAAGTATTAGAGCAGCATTTAGCTTTAGAGTGGATCTATGAAGACACTGCTGCGCGTCAAAAATCTGATATTCAACCAGTAGCCAATTCCTCCACAAAAGAATCATTAGAGGAAGTATTAAATGAATCATTTATAATTCCCCCAAACTCGGAAATGGAAGTGTTATATGAGTTAGCGATGCTTGGGAGTATGAGGAAAATTTGTGAACGAGCGGTCTATCTTGAGGAGTTGGACGATAAATACCTTCCTTTTGCCAACAAACTCAAGGAATTAGCACAAGATTTTCAAGAAGCGGAGATTTTGGCTTTGGTAGAAGAAAATCTATCAATGTCCAATTCTAACTAA
- a CDS encoding response regulator, whose amino-acid sequence MLNQINEVITTDDEEVVFEEDQDLIFEDDEELCFDEDEELVFDETEDYNQSEESKTAWKMMIVDDDIKVHKVTKLALKQFTFDDKPLIFISAYSADEAKQLIADNPDTAFMLLDVVMETNDAGLRVAQSIREELNNKLVRIILRTGQPGEAPEESVILNYDINDYKLKVELTRHKLVTTAITALRSYRDLITIEHSRQELSTLYAQLQDFNQNLEELVQTRTQELEKAKKVADAANQAKSEFLANMSHELRTPLNGILGYAQILQQDRILTPQQKNAIRIIYQCGKHLLNLINDILDFSKIEARKMELSPIDINFHNFLIEVVDVCHIKAQQKGISFIYQPCYKIPNSISVDEKRLRQVLLNLLGNAIKFTDQGRVIFKVERIRVRQDSAQVYFAQVRFSVEDTGIGMPEEQLEKIFLPFEQVGDRSHRAEGTGLGLTITQRIVNMMGGSLKVESTFGQGSIFSLEIEFPVSEIGEYTCQVSPRRIIGLTGASPKILIVDDKWENRSVIIQLLQPLGFKVLEASNGLEGLEQAAKEKPDLILADVVMPELDGFEMTKRIRSTPDLKNIVVFAFSASVFDSYQEKSRQAGCDDFITKPLQVEELLLKLQQYLQLEWVYEEFESDPQTTIDSSSEDSSEEGIVPPPADVLVQLYELAKRGNVFAINQEVEKLEQLDERFTIFAKNIYQFTDNFNMKKLRNFIKDYID is encoded by the coding sequence ATGCTCAACCAAATTAATGAGGTTATAACTACTGATGATGAGGAGGTAGTTTTTGAAGAGGATCAAGACCTGATTTTCGAGGATGATGAAGAATTATGTTTTGATGAAGATGAAGAATTAGTTTTTGATGAAACGGAAGACTATAATCAGTCAGAGGAAAGTAAAACCGCTTGGAAAATGATGATAGTGGATGATGATATCAAAGTCCACAAAGTTACCAAGCTAGCCTTAAAACAATTCACATTTGATGACAAACCCTTAATCTTTATTTCTGCCTATTCTGCTGACGAAGCCAAACAATTAATTGCGGATAATCCCGATACAGCCTTCATGTTGTTAGACGTGGTAATGGAAACCAATGATGCCGGATTAAGAGTTGCCCAATCGATTCGGGAGGAGCTAAACAACAAATTGGTGAGGATTATTTTACGCACTGGTCAGCCGGGGGAAGCCCCTGAAGAATCAGTTATTCTAAATTACGATATCAACGATTATAAGCTCAAAGTTGAACTGACTCGACACAAGTTAGTGACAACAGCGATTACAGCGTTGAGATCTTACCGTGATCTTATCACTATCGAACATAGTCGTCAAGAATTATCAACACTTTATGCACAATTACAGGATTTTAATCAGAACTTAGAGGAATTAGTTCAAACCCGCACCCAGGAATTAGAGAAAGCTAAAAAAGTCGCTGATGCTGCCAATCAAGCTAAAAGTGAATTCCTCGCCAATATGAGTCATGAACTGCGGACTCCTCTCAACGGTATCTTAGGTTATGCGCAAATTCTCCAGCAGGACAGAATCTTAACTCCCCAACAAAAAAATGCGATTAGAATTATTTACCAGTGTGGCAAACACCTACTAAATCTGATCAACGACATTCTCGACTTCTCTAAAATTGAAGCGAGAAAAATGGAACTTTCACCCATAGATATAAATTTTCATAACTTTCTGATCGAGGTGGTAGACGTTTGCCATATTAAAGCTCAGCAAAAAGGAATTTCCTTTATTTACCAACCCTGTTATAAAATTCCCAATAGTATCTCTGTTGACGAGAAACGTCTGCGACAAGTGTTGCTAAACTTACTGGGAAATGCTATTAAGTTTACTGACCAAGGTAGAGTCATCTTTAAGGTTGAGAGAATAAGGGTAAGGCAAGATTCAGCACAAGTTTACTTCGCCCAAGTCCGGTTCTCAGTTGAAGACACAGGCATAGGTATGCCAGAAGAACAACTAGAAAAAATATTTTTGCCCTTTGAACAAGTAGGAGATAGGTCTCACCGTGCTGAAGGAACTGGACTCGGATTAACTATTACCCAAAGAATTGTCAACATGATGGGGGGTAGTCTTAAAGTTGAGAGTACCTTTGGGCAAGGCAGTATTTTTTCTCTAGAGATAGAGTTTCCTGTATCAGAGATTGGTGAGTATACTTGTCAAGTCTCTCCAAGAAGAATTATTGGTTTAACTGGAGCATCCCCAAAAATATTGATAGTAGACGACAAATGGGAAAATCGCTCTGTGATCATTCAGTTGTTGCAACCGCTAGGATTTAAGGTGCTAGAGGCAAGTAACGGACTTGAAGGGTTAGAGCAAGCAGCCAAGGAAAAACCAGACCTTATTCTGGCTGATGTGGTCATGCCTGAGCTAGATGGCTTTGAAATGACTAAGCGCATTCGTTCTACACCAGACTTGAAGAATATTGTGGTGTTTGCCTTCTCAGCTAGCGTATTTGATTCCTATCAGGAAAAAAGTCGGCAGGCGGGTTGTGATGATTTTATTACTAAGCCATTACAAGTTGAAGAATTACTGTTAAAGTTACAGCAGTATCTGCAACTGGAATGGGTGTATGAAGAGTTTGAATCAGACCCACAAACCACAATTGATTCATCTTCTGAGGATAGTTCAGAAGAAGGGATAGTACCTCCTCCAGCTGATGTACTAGTTCAACTCTATGAACTGGCCAAGAGAGGCAATGTTTTTGCTATCAACCAAGAAGTAGAAAAACTGGAACAATTGGATGAGCGATTTACGATATTTGCCAAAAATATTTATCAATTTACTGATAATTTTAATATGAAAAAACTTCGCAACTTTATTAAAGACTATATTGATTAA
- a CDS encoding transposase encodes MKTPTKVIRTDKWRLNPTTEQKILFGETVKVYRHACQYLVGIIYTHWSKLGCLTADQLTPAVERLMHQTAKHPNIKYPQFNQAFYKFPSYYRRAAFAKRRLRRIAFAAGQVSSFVTRYREWQAGTRKRRSASPPKLNADTGCYPALYKGQCYKLHGFNQVEIKVFNGNNWVWTTVQITGLRERHACANNKMLSPSLIFNERVCHLSVPFSCKPEKRKPEANVTAVDLGINTTATISVVTHSGTVIHREFIHPGRDIDRRDKRLKSVSIRASKTMGKGGKLHKGFCSVTYQKCRRINSQISHVVSKRIVEIAKEFNSEAIVFENLKGWKPKGGRKRSNLRQKFHGWLKAKIRDFTEMKWAELGGKVIEVVAAYTSKLAFDGSGKVKRDSNNYALATFSSGKRFNADLNGAYNIGARGVFKLTHRNGSEGRSSKSSGRSPRSWACLCDLWARDSLRLA; translated from the coding sequence GTGAAAACGCCGACCAAAGTAATAAGAACTGATAAGTGGCGACTTAACCCGACTACCGAACAAAAAATACTATTTGGGGAGACGGTTAAAGTTTATCGCCATGCTTGTCAATATTTGGTTGGTATCATCTATACTCACTGGTCTAAATTAGGTTGTTTGACAGCAGATCAGCTAACTCCTGCTGTCGAACGCTTAATGCATCAGACTGCCAAGCATCCTAATATAAAATATCCTCAGTTTAATCAAGCTTTTTACAAATTTCCTAGCTACTACCGTCGAGCTGCGTTCGCGAAGCGTCGGCTACGCCGAATCGCTTTTGCTGCCGGTCAGGTTAGTAGTTTTGTGACCCGTTACCGAGAATGGCAAGCGGGCACTAGAAAAAGACGCAGCGCTAGTCCTCCGAAATTGAATGCTGATACTGGTTGCTACCCAGCTTTATACAAGGGTCAATGCTATAAATTACATGGCTTTAACCAAGTCGAAATCAAGGTATTCAACGGTAATAATTGGGTTTGGACTACAGTTCAAATTACCGGCCTAAGAGAAAGACACGCCTGTGCTAATAATAAAATGCTATCGCCTTCATTGATATTCAATGAAAGGGTCTGTCATTTGTCAGTTCCGTTTAGTTGTAAACCAGAAAAACGGAAACCAGAAGCTAATGTGACAGCAGTAGATCTGGGAATTAATACTACTGCGACAATATCAGTTGTAACCCACAGCGGCACTGTAATCCACAGGGAATTTATACACCCAGGAAGAGACATAGACCGTCGGGATAAGCGACTAAAGTCCGTATCTATACGGGCATCCAAGACCATGGGCAAAGGAGGAAAACTTCACAAAGGGTTTTGCTCTGTGACCTATCAAAAATGCCGAAGAATCAACAGCCAAATAAGCCATGTAGTTTCTAAACGAATTGTTGAGATTGCTAAAGAGTTTAACTCTGAAGCGATTGTGTTTGAGAATCTCAAAGGATGGAAGCCTAAAGGGGGACGGAAGCGGTCTAACCTCCGGCAAAAGTTTCATGGATGGCTCAAGGCAAAAATTCGCGATTTTACTGAGATGAAATGGGCAGAATTGGGCGGCAAAGTAATAGAGGTTGTAGCAGCTTACACCTCCAAGCTCGCCTTTGATGGTTCCGGCAAGGTCAAACGTGACTCTAATAATTATGCCCTAGCAACCTTCTCCTCAGGTAAGCGGTTCAATGCCGATCTAAACGGCGCTTACAACATCGGTGCTAGAGGCGTGTTTAAACTCACTCACAGAAATGGTAGTGAGGGTCGTTCCAGCAAAAGTTCTGGACGATCGCCTAGAAGCTGGGCTTGTTTATGTGACTTATGGGCTAGGGATAGCCTTAGATTAGCATAG
- a CDS encoding helix-turn-helix domain-containing protein — MIMVGTTQAAYLLGICVQRVRQLLKNGRIKGAQKVGRFWQIPLFNGMPKVSAGRRGPKGTWRKVRQKAASYIHVNQNIIKQNKKYGTYKPVLTVKQGNRNTYGHYVEINGPSRLVYQPNCPKNCGATVWLEVDPSIEILSKVFS, encoded by the coding sequence ATGATCATGGTCGGTACCACTCAAGCAGCTTATCTTCTAGGTATTTGTGTCCAACGAGTTCGCCAACTCCTTAAAAACGGCAGAATCAAGGGCGCTCAGAAGGTTGGCAGATTTTGGCAAATTCCCCTATTTAACGGCATGCCCAAGGTCAGTGCCGGTCGCCGTGGACCAAAAGGAACTTGGAGAAAAGTGCGCCAAAAGGCCGCCAGTTACATCCACGTCAACCAGAACATCATTAAGCAAAATAAAAAGTACGGCACCTACAAGCCTGTGCTCACGGTAAAACAAGGCAACCGCAACACCTACGGTCATTATGTGGAAATCAACGGACCATCTCGGTTAGTCTATCAGCCCAATTGTCCCAAAAATTGTGGAGCTACCGTGTGGCTGGAAGTTGATCCTTCTATTGAAATCCTCAGCAAAGTTTTTAGTTAG